The proteins below come from a single Parageobacillus thermoglucosidasius genomic window:
- the bshA gene encoding N-acetyl-alpha-D-glucosaminyl L-malate synthase BshA produces MQLKIGIVCYPTVGGSGVVATELGKLLAEKGHEIHFISSSMPFRLNKVYGNIYYHEVSVNQYSVFQYPPYDLALASKIAEVTKRERLDILHAHYAVPHAVCAVLARQMANGKLKIVTTLHGTDITVLGYDPSLSDMIKFGIEQSDAVTAVSNALVRQTYELLDVQKPIQTIYNFVDERVYRKKNVDHLKKEYGIGENEKVIIHVSNFRKVKRVPDVVHVFSRIRKRLPAKLLLVGDGPEMTVVGRLVNELGLADDVRFLGKQDKLDELYSISDVKLLLSEKESFGLVLLEAMACGVPCVGTAIGGIPEVIADGKTGFLCELGNVEEAANKALRILTDKRLHTWMATQAVQTVYEKFHSAHIVKQYEDIYFSLIKG; encoded by the coding sequence ATGCAGCTGAAAATAGGAATCGTTTGTTATCCGACGGTAGGAGGCTCTGGTGTCGTCGCTACCGAATTAGGAAAATTGCTGGCGGAAAAAGGGCATGAAATTCATTTTATTTCTTCAAGCATGCCGTTCCGCCTCAATAAAGTGTATGGCAATATTTATTATCATGAAGTAAGCGTCAATCAATATTCCGTGTTTCAATATCCGCCGTACGATTTAGCGCTAGCGAGCAAAATTGCTGAAGTGACGAAGCGGGAACGGCTGGACATACTGCATGCCCACTATGCCGTTCCGCACGCTGTTTGCGCTGTGTTGGCGCGGCAAATGGCAAACGGAAAGCTAAAGATTGTTACGACATTGCATGGAACGGACATTACCGTGCTTGGTTATGATCCGTCATTAAGCGATATGATAAAATTTGGCATTGAACAATCGGATGCCGTTACTGCTGTTTCCAATGCGCTCGTTCGCCAGACATATGAGCTTCTTGACGTGCAAAAGCCGATCCAAACCATCTATAATTTTGTGGATGAGCGTGTATACCGCAAAAAAAACGTCGATCATTTAAAGAAGGAATACGGCATTGGTGAAAATGAAAAAGTCATCATTCACGTATCCAACTTTCGAAAAGTCAAACGTGTTCCCGATGTGGTGCATGTATTTTCCCGCATTCGCAAGAGGCTGCCGGCAAAACTGCTGCTTGTCGGCGACGGTCCAGAAATGACGGTCGTCGGCCGCCTTGTGAATGAGCTTGGACTTGCCGATGACGTCCGTTTTCTTGGAAAACAAGATAAACTCGATGAATTATATTCCATTAGCGATGTAAAACTGTTATTGTCCGAAAAAGAAAGCTTTGGCCTTGTGCTATTAGAAGCGATGGCCTGCGGCGTTCCTTGCGTCGGCACAGCGATCGGCGGCATTCCGGAAGTGATAGCGGACGGGAAAACAGGATTTTTATGCGAGCTCGGAAATGTGGAAGAAGCTGCTAATAAAGCGCTTCGCATTTTAACGGATAAACGCCTTCATACATGGATGGCAACACAGGCAGTGCAAACCGTATATGAAAAATTCCATTCCGCGCACATCGTCAAGCAATATGAAGATATTTATTTTTCGCTCATAAAGGGGTGA
- the bshB1 gene encoding bacillithiol biosynthesis deacetylase BshB1, with the protein MEYEQLHMLAFGAHPDDVEIGMGGTIAKYAEKGYRIGICDLTMAELSSNGTVELRQKEATEAANILGVATRINLGLPDRGLHPTEEVVQSIASVIRRYRPRVVFAPYWVDRHPDHGHCARLVDEAVFSAGIRRYKTEPDLPAHRVPSVYYYMINAWERPHFVIDISDTMDKKIASLRAYESQFTKTAGSVDTPLTDGYIDMVESRERLFGKEVGVTFAEGFFVKKPLKIFHDLLGV; encoded by the coding sequence ATGGAATATGAGCAGCTGCATATGCTGGCGTTCGGTGCCCACCCGGATGATGTGGAGATCGGGATGGGGGGAACGATTGCGAAATATGCGGAAAAGGGGTATCGCATCGGCATTTGCGATTTAACGATGGCCGAGCTGTCGTCGAACGGGACGGTGGAATTGCGGCAAAAGGAAGCAACGGAGGCCGCGAATATATTAGGAGTTGCCACAAGAATAAACCTTGGGCTTCCGGACCGCGGTTTGCATCCGACGGAGGAAGTGGTTCAAAGCATCGCTTCTGTCATTCGCCGGTACCGCCCTCGCGTGGTGTTTGCCCCTTATTGGGTGGACCGGCATCCGGATCATGGACATTGCGCTCGCCTTGTTGACGAGGCGGTGTTTTCTGCCGGCATCCGCCGCTACAAAACCGAGCCGGACTTGCCGGCACATCGCGTTCCATCTGTTTATTATTACATGATTAATGCGTGGGAACGTCCGCATTTTGTCATTGACATCAGCGATACGATGGACAAAAAAATAGCTAGTTTGCGCGCTTATGAAAGCCAGTTTACAAAAACGGCAGGATCTGTCGACACACCGCTGACAGACGGCTATATTGACATGGTGGAAAGCCGCGAGCGGCTTTTCGGAAAAGAAGTTGGCGTCACGTTTGCCGAAGGGTTTTTCGTGAAAAAACCGCTCAAAATTTTCCACGATTTGCTGGGAGTGTGA
- the mgsA gene encoding methylglyoxal synthase: MRIALIAHDKKKADMIEFVTAYQPILEQHELYATGTTGLRIQEATGLPVHRFQSGPYGGDQEIGAMIARNEMDMVIFFRDPLTAQPHEPDVSALIRLCDVYSVPLATNMGTAEILIKGLERGDFAWRNIVRGRKGETNGI; this comes from the coding sequence GTGAGAATCGCGTTGATCGCGCATGATAAAAAGAAAGCGGATATGATTGAATTTGTGACTGCCTATCAGCCGATTTTAGAACAACATGAACTGTATGCGACGGGCACGACCGGCTTGCGCATTCAGGAAGCGACAGGACTGCCGGTGCATCGCTTTCAATCGGGGCCATATGGCGGCGATCAAGAAATTGGTGCAATGATTGCCCGCAATGAAATGGATATGGTGATATTTTTCCGCGATCCGTTGACGGCACAGCCGCATGAGCCGGATGTCAGTGCGCTCATTCGCTTATGTGATGTCTATTCCGTGCCGCTTGCAACCAATATGGGGACGGCGGAAATTTTAATTAAAGGGCTGGAGCGCGGCGATTTTGCGTGGAGGAATATTGTCCGCGGCCGAAAAGGTGAGACAAATGGAATATGA
- the dapB gene encoding 4-hydroxy-tetrahydrodipicolinate reductase, with protein sequence MGREAVSLVQKTEHFQLVGVIDRKNDGGDLADVEGFSGIHAPIYTDAARCFQEVKPDVLIDLTTPEAGKRHAETALQYGVRPVVGTTGFTNEDIQRLTKLAEEKEIGAIIAPNFAVGAILMMKFAQMAAKYFPDVEIIELHHDQKLDAPSGTAVKTAQLISMVRPSKKQGHPDEKETLAGARGATYDGIPIHSVRLPGLIAHQEVIFGGNGQALTIRHDSFNRASFMSGVKLSVETVMKLHTLVYGLEHIIE encoded by the coding sequence ATGGGACGTGAAGCAGTTTCGCTTGTACAAAAAACCGAACATTTTCAACTTGTCGGTGTCATTGACCGGAAAAACGACGGAGGAGATTTAGCGGATGTGGAAGGGTTTTCCGGTATCCACGCTCCGATTTATACCGATGCGGCCCGCTGCTTTCAAGAAGTGAAACCAGACGTACTCATTGATTTAACAACACCGGAAGCTGGGAAAAGACATGCGGAAACCGCGCTTCAATACGGGGTTCGTCCTGTTGTCGGCACGACCGGCTTTACAAATGAAGATATTCAACGTCTGACCAAGTTGGCAGAAGAAAAAGAAATTGGGGCGATCATTGCGCCCAACTTTGCGGTCGGCGCCATTTTAATGATGAAATTTGCGCAGATGGCGGCAAAATATTTTCCAGATGTCGAAATTATCGAATTACATCATGACCAAAAACTGGACGCTCCATCCGGAACAGCGGTGAAGACAGCCCAGCTTATTTCCATGGTGCGCCCGTCGAAAAAACAAGGGCATCCGGATGAGAAGGAGACGCTCGCCGGGGCGCGCGGTGCGACATATGATGGAATACCGATCCATAGCGTTCGCCTTCCAGGGCTTATCGCCCATCAGGAAGTGATTTTTGGCGGAAACGGACAAGCGTTAACGATTCGCCATGATTCGTTCAACCGCGCTTCTTTCATGTCTGGAGTAAAATTGTCGGTGGAAACGGTCATGAAGCTACATACGCTCGTATACGGCTTGGAACATATTATCGAGTAA
- a CDS encoding nucleotide pyrophosphohydrolase has protein sequence MQEKTVKQLQQEVDEYISQFKEGYFSPLAMLARLTEELGELAREVNHYYGEKPKKQTEKEKTIEEELGDLLFVLICFANSLHIDLQQAHDMVMEKFRTRDKDRWTRKEKEEA, from the coding sequence ATGCAAGAAAAAACGGTCAAGCAGCTGCAACAAGAAGTCGACGAATATATTAGCCAATTTAAAGAGGGATATTTCAGCCCGCTTGCCATGCTGGCAAGACTGACAGAAGAGCTTGGCGAGCTGGCGCGGGAAGTCAACCATTATTATGGCGAAAAACCGAAAAAACAGACGGAAAAAGAAAAAACGATTGAAGAAGAACTTGGCGATTTGTTATTTGTCCTTATTTGCTTTGCCAATTCCCTCCATATCGATTTGCAGCAAGCGCATGATATGGTGATGGAAAAGTTTCGCACGAGAGATAAAGACCGTTGGACGCGGAAAGAAAAGGAGGAAGCATAG
- a CDS encoding YitT family protein encodes MVFGLKIKNIIFILVGAAIFAFGLVHFNMQNNLAEGGFTGITLLLYFLFGIDPSYTNLALNIPLFFIGWKLLGRHTFFYTMIGTVAVSLFLWIFQRYTIHMPLKHDMTLAALFAGVFIGVGLGIIFRYGGTTGGVDIIARLVYKYKGISMGKTMFTFDVVVITLSLLYLSYREAMYTLVAVFIAARVIDFMQEGGYAAKGAMIISEKSEEIANKILTEMDRGVTVLKGRGSYTKRDRDVLYCVVAKNELPRLKSVIISVDPHAFVAVTDVHDVLGEGFTLDERKQPIEH; translated from the coding sequence ATGGTCTTTGGATTAAAAATAAAAAATATCATTTTCATTTTGGTTGGTGCCGCCATTTTTGCATTCGGGCTTGTCCATTTTAACATGCAAAATAACTTGGCGGAAGGCGGTTTTACCGGCATTACGCTGCTGCTTTACTTCTTATTTGGCATTGACCCGTCCTATACCAACTTGGCATTGAACATTCCGCTCTTTTTCATCGGGTGGAAATTGCTCGGCCGCCACACGTTTTTCTACACGATGATCGGGACTGTTGCCGTTTCTTTGTTTCTTTGGATTTTCCAACGTTACACCATTCATATGCCGCTGAAGCATGATATGACGTTGGCCGCATTGTTTGCCGGTGTCTTTATCGGCGTCGGCCTCGGCATTATTTTCCGCTACGGGGGAACGACTGGCGGCGTCGATATTATCGCGCGGCTTGTTTATAAATATAAAGGAATCAGCATGGGAAAAACGATGTTTACGTTCGATGTGGTGGTCATAACGCTTTCCTTGCTTTATCTTTCTTACCGTGAAGCGATGTACACGCTCGTTGCTGTCTTTATCGCCGCTCGCGTCATTGATTTTATGCAAGAAGGCGGCTATGCGGCAAAAGGAGCGATGATTATTTCGGAAAAAAGCGAGGAAATTGCCAACAAAATTTTAACGGAAATGGATCGCGGTGTAACGGTTTTAAAAGGGCGGGGCTCTTATACGAAACGTGACCGCGATGTTTTGTATTGCGTTGTCGCGAAAAATGAACTGCCGCGTTTGAAAAGTGTCATTATTTCCGTCGATCCCCATGCGTTTGTCGCGGTCACTGACGTTCATGACGTGCTTGGAGAAGGCTTTACACTTGATGAACGGAAACAGCCGATTGAACATTAA
- the ypjB gene encoding sporulation protein YpjB produces MKRIWLLAFIAFIYAFPPHANAAEKNDDWKKLDEISDQALQLAKNGRFAEAKEVLTYFRNQFFQINARDRLQSADELRAITVTHENALKTITASSLPEEERIDKVTQFRLVVDAIHSQHQPLWSEMETTIMGAFDQLEKTAGQGKKEAFAASLREFLNRYELVEPSVKIDVPPEVAKKIDEEMEMLQTPAFQQLSQEEQRRHLKNIRADLQSLFEGAKKDEADPSLIWVMISTGGIIVLTLSYVGWRKYRGEKEKNRTHQNE; encoded by the coding sequence ATGAAGCGAATATGGCTGCTTGCTTTCATCGCATTTATTTATGCATTTCCACCGCATGCTAACGCTGCTGAAAAAAATGACGATTGGAAAAAATTAGATGAAATTTCCGATCAAGCGTTACAATTAGCAAAAAATGGACGGTTTGCTGAAGCAAAAGAAGTATTGACCTATTTCAGAAACCAATTTTTTCAAATAAACGCGCGGGACCGGCTGCAATCAGCGGATGAACTTCGCGCAATTACCGTCACTCATGAAAATGCGCTGAAAACGATAACCGCATCTTCATTGCCTGAAGAGGAAAGGATTGATAAAGTAACACAGTTTCGCCTCGTTGTTGATGCGATTCATTCGCAGCACCAGCCGCTTTGGTCGGAGATGGAAACAACGATAATGGGAGCGTTTGATCAGCTCGAGAAAACGGCGGGTCAAGGAAAAAAAGAAGCGTTTGCCGCTTCTCTTCGCGAATTTTTGAATCGTTATGAACTGGTGGAGCCGAGCGTCAAAATTGATGTGCCGCCAGAGGTGGCGAAAAAAATCGATGAAGAAATGGAAATGCTGCAAACACCGGCGTTTCAACAATTAAGCCAAGAAGAACAGCGCAGACATTTAAAAAATATACGTGCGGACTTGCAGTCATTGTTTGAAGGAGCAAAAAAGGATGAAGCCGATCCCTCGCTCATATGGGTGATGATTTCCACCGGGGGAATCATCGTGCTAACGCTGTCTTATGTCGGCTGGCGGAAATACCGCGGGGAAAAGGAAAAAAACCGCACACATCAAAACGAATAG
- a CDS encoding DUF1405 domain-containing protein, whose amino-acid sequence MKWFYPLLAHRSVLWLLLIVNVIGTIYGYIWYRYQLAETPAVFLPFVPDSPTASLFFVLVLIAFLLRRHFPLLEALAIVTLVKYGVWAVVMNLLVWKVTGTLDVAGWMLIVSHGAMAIEGIVYAPFYRFRWPHLLFAAVWTLHNDIIDYVFGMMPRYSVLNEYMAPIGYFTFWLSLASIAVSYMLCVRKSRLVLSLN is encoded by the coding sequence ATGAAATGGTTTTATCCGCTGCTGGCCCACCGTTCTGTTTTATGGTTGTTGCTTATCGTCAATGTGATCGGAACGATTTACGGATATATATGGTACCGTTATCAGCTGGCAGAAACTCCGGCGGTTTTTTTACCGTTTGTCCCGGACAGCCCGACTGCAAGTTTATTTTTTGTACTCGTTCTGATTGCATTTTTGCTTCGCCGTCATTTTCCGCTCTTGGAAGCATTAGCGATCGTGACATTGGTGAAGTATGGCGTTTGGGCGGTTGTCATGAACTTGTTAGTATGGAAAGTGACCGGAACGCTTGACGTCGCAGGATGGATGTTGATTGTTTCGCACGGGGCGATGGCGATCGAGGGAATCGTATACGCTCCGTTTTACCGGTTTCGCTGGCCGCATTTATTGTTCGCTGCGGTCTGGACGTTGCATAATGACATCATTGACTATGTTTTTGGAATGATGCCGCGCTACAGCGTTTTAAATGAATATATGGCGCCAATCGGCTATTTTACGTTTTGGCTCAGCCTCGCTTCGATTGCGGTTAGTTATATGTTGTGTGTGCGAAAAAGCCGGCTTGTTCTTTCATTAAATTGA
- a CDS encoding menaquinol-cytochrome c reductase cytochrome b/c subunit, translating into MHRGKGMKFVGDSRVSAVRKPNIPKDYSEYPGKTEAFWPNFLLKEWLVGSVFLVGFLCLTVAHPSPLERIADPTDTAYVPLPDWYFLFLYQLLKYSYASSDYTVIGAIVMPGLAFGALLLAPFLDRGPERRPWKRPVATGMMLLALAAMVYLTWEAVVTHDWKKAAEQGKIRAEVEIDKNAEGYKIAQANTCTSCHGENLSGGAAAPSLIGTGLKPEEIAKIAKDGQGGMPPGIFKGTDEELKKLAEFIAGLKEK; encoded by the coding sequence ATGCATCGCGGAAAAGGAATGAAATTCGTCGGCGATTCCCGCGTTTCCGCTGTGAGAAAGCCGAATATTCCTAAAGATTATTCGGAGTATCCCGGGAAAACGGAAGCGTTTTGGCCGAACTTCTTATTAAAAGAATGGCTTGTCGGATCCGTCTTCTTAGTCGGCTTTTTATGTTTAACGGTCGCCCATCCGTCTCCGTTAGAGCGCATTGCTGACCCGACGGATACGGCGTATGTTCCGCTCCCGGACTGGTACTTCTTGTTCTTATATCAGCTGCTTAAATATTCGTATGCATCAAGTGACTATACAGTCATCGGGGCAATTGTAATGCCTGGGTTGGCGTTTGGTGCGTTATTATTGGCGCCGTTTTTGGATCGCGGTCCGGAACGACGTCCATGGAAGCGCCCTGTTGCTACCGGAATGATGCTGTTAGCGCTTGCGGCAATGGTGTATTTAACTTGGGAGGCCGTTGTCACGCATGACTGGAAAAAAGCGGCCGAACAAGGAAAAATCCGTGCGGAAGTGGAAATTGATAAAAATGCGGAAGGATATAAAATCGCCCAAGCGAATACATGCACATCTTGCCATGGCGAAAACTTGTCCGGCGGTGCCGCTGCGCCATCACTTATTGGCACTGGCTTGAAGCCGGAAGAAATCGCGAAAATCGCGAAAGATGGCCAAGGCGGGATGCCTCCGGGCATTTTCAAAGGCACGGATGAAGAGTTGAAAAAACTCGCTGAATTTATTGCGGGACTGAAAGAGAAATAA
- the qcrB gene encoding menaquinol-cytochrome c reductase cytochrome b subunit produces the protein MLNKLYDWIDERLDITPLWRDIADHEVPEHVNPAHHFSAFVYCFGGLTFFVTVIQILSGMFLTMYYVPDIKNAWESVYYLQNEVAFGQIVRGMHHWGASLVIVMMFLHTLRVFFQGAYKKPRELNWIVGVLIFMVMMGLGFTGYLLPWDMKALFATKVGLEIAHATPIIGPAIKTLLAGDPEIVGAQTLTRFFAIHVFFLPGILLGLMAAHFLMIRRQGISGPL, from the coding sequence GTGTTAAATAAGCTTTATGACTGGATTGACGAACGTTTGGATATTACGCCTTTGTGGCGGGATATCGCTGACCATGAAGTTCCAGAACATGTTAACCCGGCCCATCACTTTTCCGCGTTCGTTTATTGTTTTGGCGGATTGACATTTTTTGTTACCGTCATTCAAATTTTATCTGGGATGTTTTTAACGATGTATTACGTTCCAGATATTAAAAACGCGTGGGAATCGGTTTACTATTTGCAAAACGAAGTGGCGTTTGGCCAGATCGTCCGCGGTATGCATCACTGGGGAGCGAGCCTTGTTATCGTCATGATGTTTTTACATACGTTGCGCGTCTTTTTCCAAGGGGCATACAAAAAGCCGCGGGAATTAAACTGGATCGTTGGCGTGCTTATTTTCATGGTCATGATGGGGCTTGGCTTTACCGGCTACTTATTGCCTTGGGATATGAAAGCGCTATTCGCGACAAAAGTAGGTTTGGAAATCGCACACGCAACACCGATTATTGGCCCGGCCATAAAAACATTGCTTGCTGGGGACCCAGAAATCGTCGGTGCGCAAACATTAACGAGATTTTTTGCCATTCACGTCTTCTTCTTGCCTGGCATTTTGCTTGGTTTGATGGCGGCGCATTTCTTAATGATTCGCAGACAAGGTATTTCTGGTCCGCTATGA
- a CDS encoding ubiquinol-cytochrome c reductase iron-sulfur subunit, with product MSDKHRVTRRQFLNYALTGVGGFMAAGTLMPMLRFAFDPILKEEAGTDMVAVADVKDITTEPKRFDFKVKVKDAWYESEEPRSAWVYKDEKGEIVALSPVCKHLGCTVDWNTDKEHPNQFFCPCHYGRYTKDGTNVPGTPPLAPLDRYEYKVKDGKLYLGKAKPRGEA from the coding sequence ATGAGCGACAAACATCGCGTAACAAGACGCCAATTTTTAAACTACGCGTTGACTGGCGTCGGCGGTTTTATGGCTGCCGGAACTTTAATGCCGATGCTCCGTTTCGCGTTTGATCCGATTTTAAAAGAGGAAGCGGGAACGGACATGGTCGCGGTAGCGGATGTCAAGGACATTACGACAGAACCAAAGCGTTTTGATTTCAAAGTAAAAGTGAAAGACGCTTGGTACGAGTCGGAAGAGCCGAGATCCGCGTGGGTGTATAAAGATGAAAAAGGAGAAATTGTAGCGCTTTCTCCGGTTTGCAAACATCTTGGCTGTACGGTTGACTGGAACACGGATAAAGAGCATCCGAACCAATTTTTCTGTCCTTGCCATTACGGGCGCTACACGAAAGATGGCACGAACGTACCAGGAACGCCGCCGCTAGCTCCGCTAGACCGTTACGAGTACAAAGTGAAAGATGGCAAATTATATTTAGGAAAAGCGAAACCACGAGGGGAGGCGTAA
- a CDS encoding YpiF family protein — protein sequence MKWIAADMEIYAKEKNYIDTALISLIPITIADGAKAAASGGEFVQLVVHEAERQLKGRVFLFPPFAYFVNEQREGLAQRLGHWTRQLMEDGMKHVFYVTCDHAWKEYETQLAGKLWIVPAVPLENMDESYKHEIVREQTARLLNFFISQWS from the coding sequence ATGAAATGGATTGCAGCAGATATGGAAATATACGCAAAAGAAAAAAATTATATCGATACCGCCTTAATTTCGCTTATTCCGATTACGATTGCGGACGGTGCCAAGGCGGCCGCGTCCGGAGGGGAATTTGTGCAGCTGGTTGTTCATGAGGCGGAACGGCAGCTAAAGGGAAGGGTGTTTTTATTTCCGCCATTTGCCTATTTTGTGAATGAACAACGTGAAGGGCTTGCTCAGCGGCTTGGCCATTGGACAAGGCAATTAATGGAAGACGGGATGAAGCATGTTTTTTATGTGACATGTGACCATGCTTGGAAAGAATATGAAACACAGCTTGCCGGCAAGCTGTGGATAGTGCCGGCGGTTCCGCTGGAAAATATGGATGAATCGTATAAGCATGAAATCGTCCGTGAACAAACAGCGCGGCTGCTGAACTTTTTCATATCGCAATGGTCATAA
- a CDS encoding ReoY family proteolytic degradation factor, giving the protein MMTHVSVNEKKEFIRWFLNHYQLKRRECVWILNYLMSHDQLMQKVHFVENAQYCPRGIIMSTHCVDDVPFRFYKGNVMTTDAEKSFHDIRLNRDEDIYIQLNFRASFHSPQYVAVLEENPYAPKQVQVDENDRRLAEQFLEKSLYEFQRERLMKLIDDALDRQDEEAFRRLTDQLKRL; this is encoded by the coding sequence ATAATGACGCACGTATCTGTGAACGAGAAAAAAGAGTTTATTCGTTGGTTTTTAAATCATTACCAGTTAAAGCGCCGGGAATGTGTTTGGATTTTAAACTATTTAATGAGCCATGACCAATTGATGCAAAAGGTCCACTTTGTCGAAAACGCCCAATATTGCCCGCGCGGCATCATCATGTCCACCCATTGTGTCGACGACGTTCCGTTCCGCTTTTATAAAGGCAATGTCATGACGACGGACGCAGAAAAATCGTTCCATGATATCCGGTTAAACCGGGATGAAGACATTTATATTCAGCTGAATTTCCGTGCTTCTTTTCACTCGCCGCAATATGTCGCCGTACTTGAAGAAAATCCGTATGCTCCAAAACAAGTGCAAGTGGACGAAAATGACCGGCGGCTGGCCGAGCAATTTCTTGAAAAATCGCTTTACGAATTTCAGCGGGAACGGTTAATGAAGCTGATTGATGACGCGCTTGACCGGCAAGACGAGGAAGCATTCCGCCGTCTTACCGATCAGTTGAAACGGTTGTGA
- a CDS encoding tetratricopeptide repeat protein, translating to MKRIEEIVHLVESGEVQKALALVPDIKKNGSDEEKYELADHLYSWGMLEEAKELLEELAHRYPDEGEIRLFLAEVYTDLEEEENALAILEQIDEDDPLFARACLIAADLYQMQGLEEVSERKLQQAYEKMPDEPIIQFALAELYFSMGQYSKSIPFYEKVLKKEKTIAGTHIPERLAEALSLCGEFEQALPYYDEALQEKLDSRTLFGYGVTAFQAEYYQTAIEKLSELKALDPEFVPLYLYLAKAYEHEGQLEKSYEIAKEGIHVDEWNKELLLYAGKVALKLGKPDEAESWLKKAIEIDQGYIEALTTLSSLLLHQERYEEVVSCLEEVMAQGEYDPQFEWDLARAKHKLEMYSDALNHYREAYTFFKNNIDFLEEYGYFLIEEGDREQAKEIFQQIVRLDPGHIEAADMLLQLEE from the coding sequence ATGAAACGAATCGAAGAAATTGTGCATCTTGTTGAAAGCGGAGAAGTGCAAAAAGCGTTAGCGCTTGTGCCTGACATTAAAAAAAATGGCAGCGATGAAGAAAAATATGAACTTGCCGATCATTTGTATTCGTGGGGAATGCTGGAAGAAGCAAAAGAACTGCTGGAAGAGCTGGCGCATCGCTATCCTGATGAAGGGGAAATCCGTTTGTTTTTAGCGGAAGTGTACACCGATCTGGAGGAAGAAGAAAATGCGCTTGCAATTTTAGAGCAAATCGATGAAGATGATCCTCTGTTTGCCCGTGCATGTCTCATTGCCGCTGATTTGTATCAAATGCAGGGGCTGGAGGAAGTGAGTGAACGAAAGCTTCAGCAAGCATACGAAAAAATGCCGGATGAGCCGATTATTCAATTTGCATTGGCGGAGTTATATTTTTCAATGGGGCAATATTCCAAAAGCATACCGTTTTATGAAAAAGTATTAAAAAAAGAAAAAACCATTGCCGGTACGCACATTCCTGAACGGCTCGCCGAAGCGCTCAGCTTATGCGGCGAATTTGAGCAGGCGCTGCCATATTACGATGAAGCGCTGCAGGAAAAACTCGACAGCCGGACATTGTTTGGCTACGGAGTGACGGCGTTTCAAGCAGAGTATTATCAGACGGCAATTGAAAAATTAAGCGAGCTAAAAGCGCTTGATCCTGAATTTGTGCCGCTTTATCTCTATTTGGCAAAAGCGTATGAACATGAAGGGCAGCTGGAAAAAAGTTATGAAATTGCGAAAGAAGGAATTCACGTTGATGAGTGGAATAAAGAATTATTGCTATATGCCGGAAAAGTCGCTTTAAAACTTGGCAAACCGGATGAAGCGGAATCGTGGCTGAAAAAAGCGATCGAAATTGACCAAGGATATATCGAGGCATTGACGACATTAAGTTCGCTTCTATTGCATCAAGAGCGGTATGAAGAAGTCGTTTCCTGCTTGGAAGAAGTGATGGCACAAGGGGAGTATGACCCTCAGTTTGAATGGGATTTAGCGCGCGCGAAACATAAGCTGGAGATGTATTCCGATGCATTAAACCATTACCGGGAGGCATATACTTTCTTTAAGAATAATATTGATTTTCTCGAAGAATATGGCTATTTTCTTATCGAAGAAGGGGATAGGGAGCAAGCAAAAGAAATATTCCAACAAATTGTCCGCCTCGATCCGGGCCATATAGAGGCAGCAGACATGTTGCTACAATTAGAGGAATAA